The stretch of DNA TCACATCCCCGAAGAGCGACACGAGAAGCGCGTATATCACTTTCTCAACTTTCTTCCCATTCTCTTCCTCGGATTTCacagcatcttcttcttccacaacgATCTTGGGGACTTCGCGGCTGATGTTGAGAACCAGTGCTACAGTGGAGTCTGAAACCATGTCACTTATCGGATCTGATGACCACTGAAGCGATATGTGCTTCTCTGACTCTTGCTTAACCGTTACTCTTTCATGTACTTTAAGCGCCGGAAGCCCCGACTCCTCATCCGTTGAAGATTCCACGCTCTCGAAAATCTTCTCGAGGCGATGTTTTATAACACCAAAAGCTCCTGCAAACGGGATTGTTATCCGCTGAGTCACAGTTGCTGTTGATAGCTGTGAGAAAACATGGAGTTCATCAGGTGCCATTATCTGATAAGTGAACCCTTTCTTCACCAGAATCCCACTCACTGAATCGCCAACATCAGGTGTCTTTTCAGCCAATCTCCCAATGGTTTTCGCCAGTTTCTCAGAGTTAAAGTACATTTCAACAGACTCACAGTTCTTCGGGGTCATGATCCTTGTGTTTCCATCAGGAAACTCCGTGAAGAGCTTCTGTTTCAGCCTCATCATCTCATTAGCTTCACCGTGAACAAGTATGATGTTAGGAGGCATGAGCTCTTTCAAGAACGTGCTCGTCTGCGCGTAATCTGCGTGAGCAGAGAATGAGATATAGTGCACTTGCATGTTGAGAGGAGCAGTAAGACCATTCATAAGAGTCACCTCCTTCGGTTCATTAATTATCGTCTTCGCCAGTGTACCTTCCACCATATAACCAGGTATAATACAAGCATTTTTCTTATCTGAACACCAGCGGTCAAAGAGTTGCCTTGAGAGACCACTTTGAAGACCTCCAGGAGTAGCCATAACCACACATGGACCGACATCGCTAAACTCATCGATGCTGTTTAATGGAGAGATATGCTTGAACACAAACGGATTAGAATTTGCAAACTGGTTGCGGATCCTGTCGTTCATAGATAATATGTAGGTTTGGTAAACTGCCATACACTTTTTGGCGAGTGGTGATGCATAGTAGATTGGGATATTCTCTAGATCTGGGTGGTTCGCCCAGTATTCATCTAAAATCAAGAGAAGTTCCTGAGCACGGCCCAGTGCAAAAGCCGGGATCAGTACACGTCCTCCCTGAGCCACCGTTGAATGGATTACATCAGTGAATCGTTTCTCACGAATATGACGAGATTGATGAAGCTGGACACCAGATGTGGATTCAATGATGCATATGTCAGGGGAGAACTGAGGAAGCTCAGCTGCTCTCAGATGACGGTCTTCCTCACGTGAATAATCACCTGTGTAGAGGATCCGGACACCAGCTATATCCACCATAAACATGGCTGCACCCAAAACATGGCCTGCCGTGTAACACCAGAACTTTATGCCATTTACTTCAACCGTTTGATGGAAATCAATTACCTAGAGAGGaatcaaacataaaatttaactCAACAATGAATGATCCCAAACCCAATGGAGTGATTAAAGTATAAGCATAGTCATATGATACAATGCAGGACTAACCTCAATTTTGTCCATGGACTTGTTGATGTCTTGTTCATCGAACAACATATCTTCAACTGACACTTTGCTCACTTTCACATAATCTGTAAGCAACAGCTTGTATATGGCCTTTGTTGCATGTGTCATGAAAACCCTCCCATTGAATGTCGTCTAATCAAACATCAATAACCTATATTAGTTCCCAGCTATGTTTTAACACATCAACACAACAAAATCATTCGGACAGAGAAACAAACCTTCTCCAGAAAATAAGGTAGCGATGCTGCATGATCTATATGAAAGCTGCAACCAAAAGCATCAACACAAGAAAAGAATTACAAATTTGTTCAAGTagacaaaaaaacacattcTAAAAGCTTTAAACTAATCCAAGAAAGGTTTCGACTACACATCAAAGCTTCTGTTTTTTGTCTTAAAAACCTTAAAAGTTTGAAGATTTGCTCTAGTAGCCTCCCAATTTTATCTCTTTAGATGGGAAACAATCATATAAACAGTCCCAAATCTACATCAATTTCTCAATCTACTCAAACCAAGAAACTAAACTTTTCAATTGATTAAATGGTTATTACCCAAAAgagcaagaagaggaagaaggaaacaTACTGAGTAATCAAGAGGACATCAATGGTGGAAGGATCAATCTCATCAAAGTAAGGCAACGCAGCCATGCCCGAGTAGGCAGGATGAATCCCACAATCAAACTGCACAAAAACACAACCAAGAATCAACAATACAACAATAAGACATGCCCCTGCCCGCCAAcaacaccaaaatcaaacacacaTTAGAAGACAAaacggagagagagaaagaaacgaAACATAAACCAGAATGTTTTTGCCTCTGAAGGACATGTAAACACAGGAACGACCCACTTCGCTTCCAGCTCCCAAAGGAGTAACGATAAGCTGATCTCCATCTCGCGTGGTTGGTTGCTCTCTTCTTTTCagtgaagtagaagaagaagccatgtcTCTCGTTTTCTCGATTCCTCctcgaaagagaagaagacgaagaaacccaaaaacaaaaaagtttcaatttttattatcttctctcaaaccctaaaaaaaaaaggaaattaaaaaaagcgACCACAGTGGGAGTCGAACCCACGACCTTCTGATCCGAAGTCAGACGCGCTAATCCACTGCGCTATGCGGTCAATACATTACACCGTAGAAGTTTACACTTATATACGAGTAATGTGTAATACCGAAATTACCCTTGTGTTGGTTTTGTCACCTAAAGACTGCGCCAAGGGGAAAGAAAAGTTCGAAGCTTTCTCGGCGATGACGGAGCGAACGTACAGACGACGCAAACCGGGGATGTTAAGGACCTACTCCGACTCTTTAAACGACGCCGTTACATCGCAGGCCGagtatctttcttcttcttcgtctccagATACGGAGCCACTTGAATTCCCCACTCAAGAGTCGTCCTGTCTCTGGAATTATTCTTCAAGATCCAATTTTTCGGACGATGATTTCACTCAGAAGAGGGTCAAGAGACCCAGGAGgaacggtggtggtggtgggtttGGTTTGACTTCGAGTCTGATAAAGCCAGCGCAAGAGTTTGGCGAGTTAATGGAGAATGAAGACGAGGTTAAGTTCGCCCTTGATGGGTTAAAGAAAGCACATCAAGTTAGGACCAGAAGAGCTGCTCTGTCGTCTCTTCTCTCGATTTGTGAATTTAAACATCAGCGACGGTCTTTGAGAGCTTTAGGGTACGTAAgctttatctatttacttttgtagggtttgtttctttgaaAGTTTCTGAATTTGGTTGTGGGTTTCGTGTTTAGAGATTTGGTTGAGCTTTCTGCGTTTTGGGTAGTAATGATCGTCTAGATTGATGAAGGTTATTAGGGTATGAACAGGTAGAAGCTGATTTTGGAACCTGTAAAATTTGTCAAAAGGACTAGAATTTATCATTGGCTAGTCGATTTGTTTTGGCACATTAGATGAGAAAGCTCCTTAACCTGGGAGTTGGTTGTTTCAGGATCTCAAAATCCATAATTGATGCGATTTTGGGTCTCAGCCTTGATGACGTACCAAGCAATCTTGCTGCAGCTACCCTTTTCTTTGTGCTAACTGCTGATGTAAGTGACTTGCACATTACTTGCATTGTGTGATGTTCTTTTCTCTTTCGGCAGTGCAATTTTTAGCTTGTTTACCGTTTTACTTTCATGTTTCTAGGGTCAAGATGGCCACTCTATGGAGTCACCTGAATCCATCAAGTTCTTGATAAAGCTGTTGAGACCTGTGGTTCCCGTCAGTACTAATGGGAAGCCTCGAAATATAGAATCTAGGATCTTATCAATAGTCAAGGATGTTGATGCAGTGTGTGATGCAGCCAATATGCATGATTCAAGCTCCTGTGATGTACTGTCTAGTGCCCAGGACATTCTTGTTAATTGCAAGGAGTTGAGATTGATTGATAGCTATAAAATTGAAAGAATGAGGCCTGAGCTAAGTACAAAATGTCTAGCTTTGTCGATGATGGAGAAGGCGTGCTTGTCCAAAATGTCTTTTGAAGGTACTTGAACGTCTTGTCTGTTTTGTAAACATTGACTGACTTTTTAAAGGCATCTGGTGTATTATATAGGGTTATAGAAATTGAAAAGCCATGTTTTCTGCTGTGATTTATTTGCTTCCAGTGATTCAGTTTAACAGATGTGTAGCCAGTTGTAGATCCTACGACAAGATTATATttgatctatttttttcttgctaATAATTTATACTGTTCTTCCCCATCCAGATACCTCTGGTACTGTGAAAAAGCCTGGAGGAATGTTCAAAGAGAAACTGCGAGAACTTGGAGGGCTTGATGCAGTCTTTGATGTTGTTATGGATTGTCACGCTGTAATGGAGGTGCGTAcctgtttgtttcatttttatcattAGTATCTTTTTATACGATAAGAACGACTATCTTTGTTTGGCTAGGACGTCAATAACTTCTATAAAGTGTCGTAGGTTATCTTCaggatattttatttaaatccaATTTTTTGCTGAAAATCGTTGCTAGTCAAGGTTCTTTACATGTACCCTGCTAAATATATCTAAAGAAAATTCGTATTTGTTGCAAAACAGTTTAATGTTACTGTCACTACTCAGAATACTTTTGTTGGGGGACAAGAAAGATCCTTAGTGGTGGCAAAGACTGTGTACTTAAGTTGTCAATGGTTACTGGACCTTTGTAACTGTATTTAATAAGAGTTTCTAATGCATATTTTGTTTGCAGAGCTGGTTAGAACAGGATATACTCTCTGTCGAGGATATAAAAGATGACTTGAATAAGCAGAGTCTGATGTTGCTGCTAAAATGTCTAAAAATCATGGAAAATGCTACGTTCCTCAGCACAGGGAACCAGGTAGCTTTAATGTATTTTGGAGTCCTAGCCTCAAGTTAGCTTGTATTGATTAGCTCTGCACCTGGAAAAGtaactgtatatattatttctgTCAGAATCATTTACTCggatataataaaaatatgggTTCTCATGGACTCCGACTGTCTTTCACGGAGCTAATGATAAGTGTCATCAAGATACTTTCAGGTACGCAATGCTTTGTTTTGGATATGTTATATTGTTACAACATACCATGACTTCCTCCCATGTTATCATCTATTATACAATTTATTTCTGATGGCTGGTTCAACTGTTTACACCAGATCTTCAGTTACGTGCTCTTAGGAACAAAAACCATCCTCGCCCTCACGGTTTAAATGGTGTTAATCGTGAGTCTATTTCAAGAGCAGATTGTAAAGGTATCCCATTCTGATGGCCACAAACGCATCTCCACCTCTTGTTACTTTTGTCTCTCTATCTATTCTATGTTTCTTTGTATATTATTCTCTGTCCAACCACATCTTTTTCTGCAGTTAACATGGAGGTTACCAGAATTAGTTCAGATACTTGCTCTGCCACTAGCTGTAGTTCCATAAGAAGTGCAAGCGTATCTGAGAGACCTCACTCTGCATTCCTGTTAGGTTGCTCAGCGACACCAAAGTCGGGGTCTCAATTAAGTGTAATATCAATAAATGATCCCTGCAGGCTAACGACAAGAACTGGTTCCAACGCTGGGTCGTTCTCAAGCAGATTAGCCTCATTGGGTAGTGGCATTTCCAGAAGCAATGCGAGGAATTGTCAAATTGGAGTACCCAATtgtaaaaaagttgaaaactttacaTCCTTGGAGGATAGTCAAGAtcctttttcatttgatttggaAGATTCAGGACCTTccgaaaaacaaaagaaatctaAAGCTCAGAAGAGGAAAGGACGCTATAGAGATAAGAAGGATGAACGCTCTCATCAGCTTTTCTCGAGCCAGGAGGAATCAAACCATGGGTTCAATTCTCAGGAAGAATCAAGTGATAGAGATCGCCATGTAACAGAACAACCTTCTTCAACATATGACATTGATAAAGGATGTCTCTGTCTTTTATCTGATTGCCTTTTAACAGCCGTGAAGGTAATGTAGAGTcttcttaacaaaaaatttctgtTCTGTAACAAAGTTCTGCAGCTGGAATGATGGAACATAATGAAAAATCTCACCTTTTATGCTAATCTGTTTATATATGAGATCCCTTGCTACTTTCTGATACTATAATCATATTCGCAGGTGTTAATGAACTTAACAAATGATAACTCCGTTGGTTGTCGGCAAATTGCTGCCTGCAGAGGATTGGAGAGTATGGCTGAATTAATTGCTGGACATTTTCCTTCCTTCACCAGATCTCCCCTTTTGAGTCAGTTGGAAATACCAGGGTCATGCCACCAGAAAGATACGCATCTCACAGACCAGGAGTTAGATTTCCTTGTTGCCATCTTGGGGTTACTGGTCAACTTGGTGGAGAAAGACGGAATAAACAGGTAccaaactctcttctcttttgggAACATAAAGTGTGTACAGTCAGTATTGACATTAAAATCCTTAGAAGGGGAAAACATAGTCACTGGTTGTCTTTTATAGTTCTATGCACAGTGGAAAACTCTTGATTTCATCATTCTATATATGATCTGACTCATACCTTAAGTCTTCAAAATTCTTGGCTAACCATTTATTACTTGTTTTGTAGGTCTAGACTTGCGGCAGCTAGTGTTCCGATCACCAATCCAGAAGGGTTGCAAGAGAGTGAACAAGACATGATTCCTCTTTTATGCTCAATCTTTCTCACCAATCAAGGATCCGCCGACACCATAGAAGAAACAACTACTTTCACTTTGGTTAGTATCTAATCATTGTATGCTTATCGATTTTGAAAGGCCCTTAAAAGAAAGTATGTGTTAAACAGTCGTAATATATCAGGACGATGAAGAAGCTGTCTTAGAAAGCGAAAAGGAAGCGGAAAAGATGATCGTGGA from Camelina sativa cultivar DH55 chromosome 9, Cs, whole genome shotgun sequence encodes:
- the LOC104714432 gene encoding cleavage and polyadenylation specificity factor subunit 3-I; its protein translation is MASSSTSLKRREQPTTRDGDQLIVTPLGAGSEVGRSCVYMSFRGKNILFDCGIHPAYSGMAALPYFDEIDPSTIDVLLITHFHIDHAASLPYFLEKTTFNGRVFMTHATKAIYKLLLTDYVKVSKVSVEDMLFDEQDINKSMDKIEVIDFHQTVEVNGIKFWCYTAGHVLGAAMFMVDIAGVRILYTGDYSREEDRHLRAAELPQFSPDICIIESTSGVQLHQSRHIREKRFTDVIHSTVAQGGRVLIPAFALGRAQELLLILDEYWANHPDLENIPIYYASPLAKKCMAVYQTYILSMNDRIRNQFANSNPFVFKHISPLNSIDEFSDVGPCVVMATPGGLQSGLSRQLFDRWCSDKKNACIIPGYMVEGTLAKTIINEPKEVTLMNGLTAPLNMQVHYISFSAHADYAQTSTFLKELMPPNIILVHGEANEMMRLKQKLFTEFPDGNTRIMTPKNCESVEMYFNSEKLAKTIGRLAEKTPDVGDSVSGILVKKGFTYQIMAPDELHVFSQLSTATVTQRITIPFAGAFGVIKHRLEKIFESVESSTDEESGLPALKVHERVTVKQESEKHISLQWSSDPISDMVSDSTVALVLNISREVPKIVVEEEDAVKSEEENGKKVEKVIYALLVSLFGDVKLGENGKLVIRVDGNVAQLDKESGEVESEHSGLKERIRVAFERIRSAVKPIPLSAS
- the LOC104716011 gene encoding uncharacterized protein LOC104716011, whose amino-acid sequence is MTERTYRRRKPGMLRTYSDSLNDAVTSQAEYLSSSSSPDTEPLEFPTQESSCLWNYSSRSNFSDDDFTQKRVKRPRRNGGGGGFGLTSSLIKPAQEFGELMENEDEVKFALDGLKKAHQVRTRRAALSSLLSICEFKHQRRSLRALGISKSIIDAILGLSLDDVPSNLAAATLFFVLTADGQDGHSMESPESIKFLIKLLRPVVPVSTNGKPRNIESRILSIVKDVDAVCDAANMHDSSSCDVLSSAQDILVNCKELRLIDSYKIERMRPELSTKCLALSMMEKACLSKMSFEDTSGTVKKPGGMFKEKLRELGGLDAVFDVVMDCHAVMESWLEQDILSVEDIKDDLNKQSLMLLLKCLKIMENATFLSTGNQNHLLGYNKNMGSHGLRLSFTELMISVIKILSDLQLRALRNKNHPRPHGLNGVNRESISRADCKVNMEVTRISSDTCSATSCSSIRSASVSERPHSAFLLGCSATPKSGSQLSVISINDPCRLTTRTGSNAGSFSSRLASLGSGISRSNARNCQIGVPNCKKVENFTSLEDSQDPFSFDLEDSGPSEKQKKSKAQKRKGRYRDKKDERSHQLFSSQEESNHGFNSQEESSDRDRHVTEQPSSTYDIDKGCLCLLSDCLLTAVKVLMNLTNDNSVGCRQIAACRGLESMAELIAGHFPSFTRSPLLSQLEIPGSCHQKDTHLTDQELDFLVAILGLLVNLVEKDGINRSRLAAASVPITNPEGLQESEQDMIPLLCSIFLTNQGSADTIEETTTFTLDDEEAVLESEKEAEKMIVEAYSALLLAFLSTASRSIRNAIRDYLPKRNLAILVPVLDRFVAFHTTLDMIPPETHKAVMEVIESCKLP